The following proteins are encoded in a genomic region of Entelurus aequoreus isolate RoL-2023_Sb linkage group LG01, RoL_Eaeq_v1.1, whole genome shotgun sequence:
- the LOC133650134 gene encoding piggyBac transposable element-derived protein 4-like produces the protein MMPNHKTFSVQEVLDQVFSEEVDIEENVSEIEDNVVEDPDYGASSSDEDETLDAEVPVNTGTPADIFLSKNGKLSWSPAPRQRQGRLSAGNVIKMVPGPTRYAISRVQDIKSAFELLMTPSIENHVLLMTNLEGSRVFGDSWKPIDAIDLQAYIGLLILGGVYKSKGEAAESLWNKETGRAIFPATVSLKKFHIMSRVLRFDDREKRQGRREHDKLAAIRDVWDKWVQQLPLLYNPGPHVTVDECLVAFRGRCPFRQYIPSKPAKYGIKIWAACDAQSSYAWNMQVYTGKAPGEAPEKNQGMRVVLDMAEGLEGHNITCDNFFTSYALGEELAKRKVTMLGTVRKNKPELPSELVAIKNRQATSSVFAFTENATAVSYCPKKGKNVVLMSTMHKDAQLSTREDKKPQMVLDYNATKGGVDNLDKVTGTYSCRRMTARWPLVVFFNIIDVSAYNAFVLWREISEGWNSEKLYRRRLFLEQLGYALVQPQIARRVVLPRASAAAVVIVEDVQREAHTSNPPVARGQKRGRCQICSTRNDNKTTNTCGGCGKYICKEHIRCGSCAQ, from the coding sequence ATGATGCCAAACCACAAGACGTTCTCTGTCCAGGAGGTTTTGGATCAGGTTTTTAGTGAAGAGGTAGACATAGAGGAAAATGTGTCTGAAATCGAAGACAATGTTGTGGAAGACCCTGATTATGGGGCATCGTCCTCTGATGAGGAtgagacccttgatgctgaagttCCTGTCAACACTGGAACACCAGCAGACATTTTCCTGTCCAAAAATGGAAAGTTGTCGTGGTCCCCTGCCCCACGTCAACGGCAGGGTAGACTTAGCGCtggtaatgtcatcaaaatggttcCAGGCCCAACCCGATATGCGATTAGCCGTGTCCAAGACATAAAATCTGCATTTGAGCTCCTCATGACACCATCAATTGAGAACCATGTACTCTTGATGACCAATTTAGAGGGGAGTCGTGTGTTTGGGGACAGTTGGAAGCCGATCGATGCAATTGACTTGCAGGCATACATCGGGTTGCTCATTTTGGGGGGCGTGTACAAGTCCAAAGGCGAGGCAGCAGAAAGCCTGTGGAATAAAGAGACTGGAAGGGCCATCTTCCCAGCCACCGTGTCTCTGAAGAAATTCCATATTATGTCTCGTGTCCTACGGTTCGATGACAGAGAGAAAAGACAGGGCCGGAGAGAACATGACAAGCTGGCAGCTATCCGGGATGTATGGGACAAGTGGGTTCAGCAACTGCCATTGCTTTACAACCCAGGCCCCCATGTGACTGTGGATGAATGTCTGGTGGCGTTTCGTGGCCGCTGTCCATTTAGACAGTACATCCCGAGTAAACCAGCCAAATACGGCATTAAAATATGGGCAGCATGTGATGCCCAGTCGAGCTATGCCTGGAATATGCAGGTCTACACCGGCAAAGCCCCTGGGGAAGCACCTGAAAAAAATCAGGGCATGAGGGTTGTCCTGGACATGGCTGAGGGACTGGAGGGGCACAATATAACGTGCGACAACTTCTTCACCTCCTATGCCCTTGGTGAAGAACTCGCAAAGCGGAAAGTCACCATGCTGGGGACAGTCCGCAAGAACAAGCCAGAGCTTCCCTCTGAGCTTGTTGCAATCAAGAACAGACAGGCTACATCCTCAGTGTttgccttcactgagaacgccaCAGCTGTTTCGTATTGCCCCAAGAAAGGGAAGAACGTTGTGCTCATGAGTACGATGCACAAGGATGCCCAGCTCAGCACCAGGGAGGACAAGAAGCCACAAATGGTGTTGGACTACAATGCCACAAAGGGTGGTGTTGACAACCTGGATAAAGTCACAGGTACGTACAGCTGCCGACGCATGACTGCACGATGGCCCCTTGTTGTATTCTTCAACATCATCGATGTGAGTGCCTACAACGCTTTTGTGCTTTGGAGGGAGATCAGTGAAGGCTGGAACAGCGAAAAGCTGTACCGGAGGAGGCTGTTCCTGGAACAGCTGGGGTACGCGCTGGTGCAACCCCAAATTGCACGAAGAGTTGTCCTACCAAGAGCCTCAGCGGCTGCTGTGGTGATAGTGGAGGATGTTCAGAGGGAGGCACACACCTCCAATCCTCCAGTGGCCAGAGGGCAAAAACGAGGCAGGTGCCAGATCTGTTCCACTAGGAACGATAACAAGACAACTAATACATGTGGGGGATGTGGCAAATACATCTGCAAGGAGCACATCCGTTGTGGATCATGTGCCCAGTAG